From a single Stackebrandtia endophytica genomic region:
- a CDS encoding NAD(P)H-binding protein: MTHVDSTPVRRILVTGATGTVGKAMVNALRRRDLSVTALTRDHAVADLPADVEVVTGDLTKPASVIAAAREADAVFLTWPLLDTGAAEATVAGLAKTVRRIVYLSSADVVIPEPGPGVDVHRRLEKLIAASGVEWTFLRPHAFAANALRWAEQIRSGDEVRGPDGAATTAPIDERDIAEVAVRSLLAPGHHERCYLLTGPELLDSRDQLRIIADAVTRPLKWIELSHEDAAARFGDTGWPAAIIEAVLAAQASLVERPGPLTDTVESITGTAARPFRDWAAEHRSAFTAEATMRAARVHEYGGAEVIRIDTVPRPEPGDGEVSIKVAGAGFNPSDIGFRSGFLHDILPVTLPITLGSEVAGTIVSIGPDVDRWRVGDTVFGRIDGGGGQAEYAVAAQDEVVAAPTTIALADASVIPVAGLTAAQAVAVAGVDRGHRVLVNGAGGGVGGFVVQLATAAGAHVVATASSRSASTVRRQGASRIVDYRTTSVSDYISGADALINLVALDPEEATALGGLVRPGGRIVSITGPIPVPADSSIVSTQVLAVNDTDRLAELVALVDNGLLMVDVSQRRRLRDLAQLHRDSEAGLLRGKVVIVP, encoded by the coding sequence ATGACTCACGTTGACTCGACACCCGTACGTCGGATTCTGGTGACCGGAGCGACCGGCACCGTAGGGAAGGCGATGGTGAACGCCCTACGCCGACGCGACCTCTCAGTGACCGCGTTGACCCGCGACCACGCCGTGGCCGATCTACCCGCCGACGTCGAGGTGGTGACCGGTGACCTCACCAAACCCGCATCCGTCATCGCCGCGGCGCGCGAGGCGGACGCGGTGTTTCTCACCTGGCCGCTGCTCGACACCGGCGCTGCGGAGGCGACTGTCGCCGGGTTGGCCAAAACTGTGCGCCGCATCGTCTACCTGTCCTCGGCCGACGTCGTCATCCCGGAGCCGGGCCCCGGAGTCGACGTCCACCGGCGTCTGGAGAAGCTGATCGCCGCCTCCGGGGTGGAGTGGACGTTCCTGCGCCCCCACGCGTTCGCCGCCAACGCGCTGCGCTGGGCCGAACAGATCCGAAGTGGCGACGAGGTGCGCGGGCCCGACGGTGCGGCCACCACCGCACCGATCGATGAACGCGACATCGCCGAGGTGGCGGTCCGTTCCCTACTGGCGCCCGGCCATCACGAGCGGTGCTATCTGCTGACCGGCCCGGAGCTGCTGGACAGCCGCGACCAGCTGCGAATCATCGCCGACGCCGTTACTCGACCACTGAAGTGGATTGAACTGTCGCATGAGGATGCCGCTGCACGGTTCGGTGACACCGGCTGGCCCGCCGCGATCATCGAGGCGGTACTGGCCGCGCAAGCCTCCCTGGTGGAGCGACCCGGGCCGCTCACCGACACCGTCGAGTCGATCACCGGTACCGCCGCGCGACCGTTCCGCGACTGGGCGGCCGAACACCGATCCGCGTTCACCGCCGAGGCGACGATGCGGGCGGCGCGAGTCCACGAATACGGTGGGGCGGAGGTCATCCGGATCGACACCGTGCCCCGCCCCGAACCGGGTGACGGTGAAGTGTCGATCAAGGTCGCCGGCGCCGGCTTCAACCCCTCCGACATCGGATTCCGTTCCGGATTCCTCCACGACATCCTTCCGGTGACGCTCCCGATCACCCTGGGTTCCGAAGTGGCCGGGACGATCGTGTCCATCGGCCCGGACGTCGATAGGTGGCGGGTCGGGGACACCGTGTTCGGCCGAATCGACGGTGGGGGAGGACAGGCCGAGTACGCCGTCGCCGCGCAGGACGAGGTGGTCGCGGCACCCACCACGATCGCGTTGGCCGATGCCTCGGTCATCCCGGTGGCGGGGTTGACCGCGGCTCAAGCCGTCGCGGTCGCCGGTGTCGACAGGGGACATCGTGTGCTGGTCAACGGTGCCGGAGGCGGAGTGGGCGGTTTCGTCGTGCAACTGGCCACCGCGGCCGGAGCCCATGTCGTGGCCACGGCTTCGTCGCGCAGCGCCTCCACGGTGAGGCGACAGGGGGCGTCGCGCATCGTCGACTACCGGACGACGTCCGTCTCCGACTACATCTCGGGCGCCGATGCACTGATCAACCTGGTCGCGCTCGACCCGGAAGAGGCGACCGCGTTGGGAGGGCTGGTGCGGCCCGGTGGGCGAATCGTGTCGATAACCGGGCCGATTCCGGTTCCCGCCGACTCTTCGATCGTCTCCACGCAGGTCCTCGCCGTCAATGACACGGACCGATTGGCGGAGCTGGTAGCCTTGGTTGACAATGGACTGTTGATGGTTGACGTCAGCCAGCGGCGTCGGTTGCGGGATCTGGCTCAACTACATCGCGACAGCGAGGCCGGACTGCTGCGGGGCAAGGTCGTGATCGTTCCGTAG
- a CDS encoding AraC family transcriptional regulator: protein MDVLSDVISVMRTGHPRSARSAWGRPFGQRFAPGPGGAGFQVVLQGSCLLIPTDGEVRRLDPGDVVFFPHGGGHALADSLDTPLRGHTCDPEVDDRFEHRHGAPPIGNEPDDPAVVTLCGAYQLDSARTHPLLADLPAMIHLRSGMGQPATLRATVELLTTELTDPRLGADAIIPALLDTMLLYILRTWFDRAPSRVSGWNAALSDSAVTAALEAIHSEPERRWTVESLGAVANLSRAAFARRFSTLVGRSPLAYLTWWRMTLAARLLTDTDRPLSAVSTQVGYRSEFAFASAFKRQFGSPPGQYRRQR from the coding sequence ATGGATGTTCTCAGCGACGTCATCTCGGTGATGCGCACCGGCCACCCACGGTCGGCTCGTTCGGCGTGGGGCCGTCCATTCGGACAGCGGTTCGCCCCGGGTCCGGGCGGTGCCGGCTTTCAAGTCGTTCTACAGGGGAGCTGTCTGCTGATCCCCACCGACGGCGAGGTTCGACGGCTCGATCCCGGTGACGTGGTGTTCTTTCCGCACGGCGGTGGCCACGCCTTGGCCGACAGCCTCGACACCCCGTTGCGCGGCCACACCTGTGACCCGGAAGTCGACGACCGGTTCGAACACCGCCACGGGGCGCCTCCCATCGGCAACGAACCCGACGACCCGGCCGTTGTCACCCTATGTGGGGCGTACCAACTGGACTCGGCACGCACACACCCGCTGCTCGCCGATCTGCCCGCGATGATCCACCTTCGATCGGGGATGGGCCAGCCTGCGACGTTGCGAGCCACCGTGGAGTTGCTGACCACCGAATTGACCGATCCGCGATTGGGGGCCGACGCGATAATCCCCGCCCTGCTGGACACGATGCTGCTGTACATCCTGCGCACCTGGTTCGATCGGGCCCCGAGCCGTGTCTCGGGCTGGAACGCCGCGCTGTCCGACTCCGCGGTGACGGCGGCGTTGGAGGCCATCCACTCCGAACCCGAACGCCGCTGGACGGTCGAGTCTCTCGGCGCGGTTGCCAACCTGTCACGCGCGGCGTTCGCGCGACGGTTCAGCACCCTGGTGGGTCGGTCACCGCTGGCCTACCTGACCTGGTGGCGTATGACGCTCGCGGCGCGCCTCCTGACCGACACCGACCGCCCACTCAGCGCGGTGTCCACACAGGTTGGTTATCGGTCGGAGTTCGCCTTCGCCTCGGCGTTCAAACGACAGTTCGGCTCCCCACCCGGGCAATACCGACGACAGCGCTGA
- a CDS encoding HAD family hydrolase, which produces MTRLALFDLDDTLVDRAPAYRRWATNFAAATELSPADMDVLYEVDFREVDLSHQLRRVHGYFDVDEDFETFWSRFRDGYPRFVRAEAPTLQALRRLKDNGWSIGIVTNGAETNQNAKISLTGLDHYVDACAISEVEGVEKPDRRIFEAVAAKLGVTLADGGWMVGDSQELDVAGGRAAGLDTIWLEQGRQLDPAQATPTHSVTSVPEAVELMLTE; this is translated from the coding sequence ATGACCCGATTGGCCTTGTTCGACCTCGATGACACCCTGGTGGACCGCGCACCCGCATATCGACGCTGGGCGACCAACTTCGCCGCCGCGACCGAGCTGAGCCCCGCCGACATGGACGTTCTGTATGAAGTGGACTTCCGTGAGGTCGACCTGTCGCATCAGTTGCGTCGCGTCCACGGCTACTTCGACGTGGACGAGGACTTCGAGACGTTCTGGTCGAGGTTTCGCGACGGTTATCCGAGGTTCGTCCGAGCGGAGGCGCCGACGTTGCAGGCGTTGCGCCGTTTGAAGGACAACGGCTGGTCGATCGGGATCGTCACCAACGGCGCGGAGACGAACCAGAACGCCAAGATCTCGCTGACCGGCCTGGACCACTACGTCGACGCGTGTGCGATCTCGGAGGTCGAGGGCGTCGAGAAACCGGACCGGCGGATCTTCGAGGCGGTTGCCGCCAAGCTGGGCGTCACGTTGGCCGACGGCGGCTGGATGGTCGGCGACAGTCAGGAACTGGACGTGGCCGGCGGGCGAGCCGCCGGCCTGGACACGATCTGGCTGGAACAGGGCCGTCAACTCGATCCGGCCCAGGCGACACCGACCCACTCGGTCACATCGGTGCCGGAGGCCGTCGAACTCATGTTGACCGAGTGA